One Candidatus Margulisiibacteriota bacterium genomic region harbors:
- a CDS encoding transcriptional repressor produces MIDAKIYFTDFLKEKNLNMTHQREIILDTFLSIEDHLSVDELTMYVRKKDPAVGNATVFRTLKLFVDAGIAQEVTFGLERVRYEHKYGHSHHDHLVCSVCGKCIEAVDPRIEILQKELCTKYEFELVEHKLEIFGICKECNQSKQ; encoded by the coding sequence ATGATTGATGCAAAAATTTATTTTACTGATTTTTTGAAGGAAAAAAATCTGAATATGACCCATCAGAGAGAAATCATCCTCGATACGTTTCTCAGTATCGAAGACCATTTATCAGTTGATGAACTAACCATGTATGTCCGGAAAAAAGATCCGGCTGTCGGGAATGCCACCGTATTCAGGACATTAAAATTGTTTGTGGATGCGGGCATAGCGCAGGAAGTTACCTTTGGACTCGAAAGGGTGCGATATGAGCATAAGTATGGACACTCGCATCATGACCATTTGGTCTGTTCTGTTTGCGGCAAGTGCATTGAAGCTGTTGATCCGCGAATTGAGATTCTACAGAAAGAGCTTTGCACCAAATACGAATTTGAGCTTGTCGAACACAAGCTGGAGATTTTTGGGATTTGCAAAGAATGCAACCAAAGTAAGCAATAA
- the feoB gene encoding ferrous iron transport protein B, whose translation MSGNERITVAVAGNPNCGKSTLINALAGSRLQVGNWAGVTVEKKFAELNYNGTAISLVDLPGTYSLSPYSQEEIIARDYLVNEKPDIILNVIDSTNLERNLYLTIQLLELGIPVVIALNIYDEAQQKGYEINIPEIQRLLGVEVIPTVSTQKKGMDSLLNVLVGNVHNQPKRQYYGKDLESAIDVVQTNIKDDRRFSGYASRWLAIKLLEEDEYLLRSTGVVDLTELTGEAVGHLAVAHDEDIESQIVDERYALASGLFHQVFKQTFKPKQELTEKIDKIVLNKYLGIPVFVFMMWLTFKLTFDVGNPFVGWIDGVIGGPLTKWAGALLAAVHAPEWFVSLILNGVIAGVGGVLVFIPVIATMMFFVTFLEASGYMARAAFIMDRMMHKIGLHGKAFIPLLLGFGCNVPSIYSTRILETRRDKLLTALLVPLISCGARLPVYLLFATVFFPRHAANVILSLYLLGIAIAIFMGFVFKHTLFRAEAPVFIMELPPYRLPSVKNLLIHSWEKVKHFVVKAGTLILVASVVIWFSLNLPYGVSQQDSLLGKTGKAIAPILQPLGFGTWEAGASLLTGFVAKEVVVSTMGEIYSGAQEERTEQLSFVGDLKAIVVSFGSAVQEAFFGFFSNIDITGISSSKEEEGLDSLKQRLGLDFTPLSAYSFMVFVLLYVPCLTVLAAFKHEFQSWGWVGFVVVYLSVLPWLVSFAVYQGGRLVGLG comes from the coding sequence ATGAGCGGGAACGAACGTATTACTGTAGCAGTTGCCGGCAATCCCAACTGCGGCAAGTCTACCCTGATCAATGCACTGGCGGGCAGCCGGCTTCAGGTTGGCAACTGGGCTGGTGTTACAGTAGAGAAAAAGTTTGCTGAGCTCAACTACAATGGGACCGCGATCAGTTTGGTGGACTTGCCGGGGACCTACTCGCTCAGTCCCTATTCGCAGGAAGAGATTATTGCCCGTGATTATCTGGTCAATGAAAAACCTGATATTATTCTGAATGTTATTGATAGTACCAACCTTGAACGTAATTTGTATTTGACCATCCAATTGCTGGAGCTAGGCATTCCGGTAGTCATTGCTCTTAATATTTATGACGAAGCGCAACAAAAAGGTTATGAGATAAACATTCCGGAGATTCAGAGACTTCTGGGGGTAGAAGTAATCCCAACCGTATCAACCCAGAAAAAGGGTATGGATAGCTTGCTCAATGTATTAGTGGGAAATGTACATAATCAACCAAAACGGCAGTATTATGGAAAAGACTTGGAAAGTGCAATCGACGTCGTACAAACAAACATTAAAGATGACCGGCGTTTTTCCGGGTATGCTTCCCGGTGGCTGGCAATCAAACTGCTGGAAGAGGATGAATATCTCCTTCGTTCTACCGGAGTCGTTGATCTGACAGAGCTGACCGGTGAAGCTGTCGGGCATTTAGCGGTCGCGCATGATGAGGATATCGAGTCTCAAATCGTTGATGAACGGTATGCGTTGGCCTCAGGCTTATTTCATCAGGTGTTCAAACAAACTTTCAAGCCCAAACAGGAACTGACCGAAAAGATCGATAAAATCGTGCTGAATAAGTACCTTGGTATTCCGGTTTTTGTTTTTATGATGTGGCTCACGTTCAAGTTAACCTTTGATGTGGGCAATCCATTTGTCGGTTGGATCGATGGCGTGATTGGCGGCCCGCTTACCAAATGGGCAGGTGCCTTGCTTGCAGCGGTCCATGCTCCGGAATGGTTTGTGTCCCTGATACTTAACGGAGTTATTGCCGGAGTGGGCGGGGTTCTGGTTTTTATCCCTGTTATTGCCACAATGATGTTTTTTGTCACCTTTCTTGAAGCAAGCGGTTATATGGCAAGGGCAGCCTTTATTATGGACCGGATGATGCATAAGATAGGGCTTCATGGCAAAGCGTTTATTCCGCTGTTGCTGGGTTTTGGCTGTAATGTGCCCTCGATTTATTCGACTAGAATCCTTGAGACCAGGCGGGACAAATTGCTGACTGCGCTGCTGGTCCCGCTGATATCGTGCGGGGCCCGACTTCCGGTATATCTTCTGTTTGCGACTGTATTTTTCCCCCGCCATGCCGCAAATGTGATACTGTCACTTTATTTACTGGGTATAGCAATCGCCATTTTTATGGGGTTCGTATTTAAGCACACTTTGTTTCGCGCAGAGGCTCCGGTGTTTATTATGGAGTTACCTCCGTACCGGTTGCCTTCAGTTAAGAACCTGCTGATTCATTCCTGGGAAAAGGTAAAACATTTTGTTGTCAAAGCCGGCACGTTGATCCTGGTAGCATCCGTAGTTATCTGGTTTAGCCTTAACCTTCCTTATGGGGTCTCTCAGCAGGATTCTTTACTCGGAAAAACAGGCAAAGCTATTGCACCTATTCTTCAGCCGCTCGGGTTTGGAACCTGGGAAGCCGGGGCTTCTTTGCTCACCGGATTTGTTGCTAAAGAGGTGGTTGTCAGTACCATGGGAGAGATCTACTCAGGTGCTCAGGAGGAGAGAACTGAACAGTTATCTTTTGTTGGTGATCTCAAAGCCATCGTTGTTTCTTTTGGTTCAGCGGTGCAGGAAGCTTTTTTTGGGTTCTTCTCCAACATTGATATAACCGGGATCAGCTCGTCTAAGGAAGAGGAAGGACTTGATTCGCTCAAACAGAGGCTCGGACTCGATTTCACTCCGCTTAGCGCATATTCTTTTATGGTTTTTGTGCTTCTTTATGTCCCGTGTTTAACTGTGCTTGCAGCGTTCAAGCACGAATTTCAGTCCTGGGGCTGGGTTGGTTTTGTGGTGGTCTACTTAAGTGTATTACCCTGGCTCGTTTCGTTTGCCGTCTACCAGGGCGGACGGCTTGTGGGATTAGGGTAG
- a CDS encoding activase → MQGVGICFGSSTLTAVIVEDNNSPDGTGIKIKKLWRRTHQGNPYHALKIALKEICGETKIDTIPVVTTGRNFRYSLECNTIPEVEATEIAINFVLKGSDAPNALISAGGENTFVYVLDSKGKIKNIYTGNKCASGTGDFFLQQIKRMNTSLDEATQLALEGDQEYKVSGRCSVFCKSDCTHGLNKGEPKGNVISGLCRMMSQKIIDLLYKVPKEKIMVIGGITKNKKVMHYLRQDIKELVIPEQALYFEALGAALYALKDKSSLLRNINILKKNDYTVFHYLKPLKEFQELVTFKEANTKKAMPRDTCILGLDVGSTTTKAVIIRQEDNALLAHVYIRTNGDPIKASRACYSELNLQINVPIRIIGLGVTGSGRNISGLHALTDGIVNEIVAHSKASAYFDPEVDTIFEIGGQDAKYTFLTNSVPTDYAMNEACSAGTGSFLEEAAHECLGIPYTEIAGIAMTAQNPPNFNDQCSAFISSDIINATQHGFKKEDITAGLVYSICMNYLTRVKGARPVGKKIFMQGGVCYNAAVPLAMASLLSKPIIVPPFPGLMGAFGVALEIKSKIEHGFLEEKEYDLDALSQREIVYGKSTKCQGNNDCDRGCKITNISINGENYPFGGACNKYYNLVHKIRINEEYFNEIAYRQDLIFKRTNISSPVQGTAKKVGFNKSFLTNHLFPLFHTFFTELGVDVILPDKILTKGIAQMGAPFCYPAEIAHGLFLDLLHKKPAYVFLPHITELYQKNSVSYRKEHQSTCLILQGESYYLKSAFKKDIIESGSKIISPIINFSQGWDSQLKPFQAIAKSVGSTKEAGKKAYIKACEQQANTFDMLKKRGKQLLSQLEEHPEKIAIVLFGRPYNAFAEEVNLNIPHKFASRGITIIPFDMLPFEDEKCDKTMYWSIGQMILKAARFVRKHPQLFGVFVTNFSCGPDSFIVGYFREAMGKKPSLTLELDSHTADVGIDTRIEAFLDIIQYWRKIDRISIKRKTFQTLTVEKKGGKIYIKSQDERPKTLRDRSVKVLLPSMGIAAEAIASVLVGSGIRAEVLPTADMEILKKGRSIASCKECVPLILTVGLFRDYIDKHYNDSDKIIYFMPEAPGGCRFGQYHVFLKKYIEKQGYDNVGIMCLSNEDGYQGIDLPTKIRILKATIASDIFTDIKNILSVLAKDPAKALAVYQKAWTDFNRVLQKKGDIEAELANISKSLKQIPLKYSLKDAKKALLTGEIYTRLDPFSCRGIAEKLAQKDIILLTAPSLEWLYYVDVLIHEGIVDPEFNILGKVSHFIEKKVKRFMESRIKGIMNQSGIIDSENINMEEIVKYGLHLCNLNLGGDPILSTGAALKETLNSIHGIILIGPFNCMQSRITEAFLSENMHIETKEHIEKTKSYSKKYPELDNLPFLSIETDGNPYPQLIEARIEAFSLQVVRVHEQMKKAAEPVKKTADPVRKVPAPEKRAITLEKKAVAPEKM, encoded by the coding sequence ATGCAAGGAGTCGGCATTTGTTTTGGTTCATCCACTCTTACAGCGGTTATTGTAGAAGACAATAATTCACCTGACGGAACAGGCATTAAAATCAAAAAACTATGGAGGCGAACACATCAGGGCAACCCTTATCACGCATTGAAAATAGCCCTCAAAGAAATATGCGGGGAAACCAAAATCGACACGATACCGGTTGTGACAACAGGAAGAAATTTCCGCTACTCCCTTGAGTGTAATACAATTCCCGAAGTTGAAGCAACAGAAATAGCGATCAATTTTGTACTCAAAGGCTCTGATGCCCCCAATGCCCTCATCTCTGCCGGAGGAGAAAACACTTTCGTATATGTCCTTGATTCTAAAGGAAAAATTAAAAACATTTATACAGGAAATAAGTGCGCTTCAGGGACCGGAGACTTCTTTCTCCAGCAGATTAAAAGAATGAACACATCTCTTGATGAAGCCACGCAATTAGCACTTGAAGGAGACCAGGAATACAAGGTTTCCGGGCGTTGCTCCGTTTTCTGCAAAAGCGACTGTACCCATGGACTGAACAAAGGCGAACCAAAAGGGAACGTTATTTCCGGACTGTGCAGAATGATGTCGCAAAAAATAATCGATCTACTCTACAAAGTACCTAAAGAAAAAATAATGGTTATCGGCGGCATTACAAAAAACAAAAAGGTCATGCATTATCTCAGACAAGATATAAAAGAGCTTGTCATACCCGAACAAGCGCTATACTTCGAAGCTTTAGGGGCAGCCCTCTATGCCTTGAAGGATAAAAGTTCACTGCTTCGGAACATCAATATCCTCAAAAAAAACGACTACACAGTTTTCCACTATCTCAAGCCATTAAAAGAATTCCAGGAACTGGTAACATTTAAAGAAGCAAACACAAAGAAAGCTATGCCCAGGGACACCTGTATTCTTGGACTGGATGTCGGATCGACGACAACCAAAGCGGTTATCATCAGACAAGAAGACAATGCATTGTTAGCCCACGTGTACATTCGCACAAATGGGGACCCTATAAAAGCCTCTCGTGCCTGTTATTCCGAACTAAATCTGCAAATCAATGTACCGATCCGTATCATCGGATTAGGAGTCACCGGGTCCGGGAGAAATATTTCCGGGCTGCATGCTTTAACTGACGGAATTGTAAATGAAATAGTTGCTCATTCAAAGGCCTCTGCATACTTTGATCCGGAGGTAGATACGATTTTTGAAATAGGCGGACAAGACGCAAAATATACCTTTCTAACGAACAGCGTACCAACAGACTATGCAATGAACGAAGCATGTTCCGCAGGCACAGGGTCTTTTCTGGAAGAAGCCGCACATGAATGCCTGGGAATACCATATACTGAGATTGCCGGCATTGCCATGACTGCACAGAACCCTCCCAACTTTAACGACCAATGTTCGGCATTCATCTCCAGTGACATTATCAATGCGACCCAGCATGGCTTCAAAAAAGAAGACATCACTGCCGGTCTTGTCTATTCAATCTGCATGAACTATCTTACCAGAGTTAAAGGGGCACGGCCTGTAGGAAAAAAAATATTCATGCAAGGTGGCGTATGCTATAACGCTGCTGTTCCTTTGGCAATGGCATCCCTGTTATCTAAACCGATCATCGTACCGCCCTTTCCCGGATTAATGGGAGCGTTCGGCGTTGCGCTCGAAATTAAAAGCAAAATCGAGCATGGATTTTTGGAAGAAAAAGAATACGATCTGGACGCCCTCTCCCAACGCGAAATTGTTTATGGAAAAAGCACAAAATGTCAGGGAAACAACGACTGCGATAGAGGATGCAAGATAACTAACATTTCAATTAACGGAGAAAATTATCCCTTTGGCGGAGCATGTAATAAATATTATAACCTCGTGCATAAGATACGCATCAACGAAGAATACTTCAATGAAATCGCTTACCGCCAAGACCTTATATTCAAAAGGACCAATATTTCTTCCCCGGTACAAGGCACTGCCAAAAAAGTCGGTTTCAACAAATCTTTTCTTACGAATCATTTGTTCCCTTTGTTCCATACCTTCTTCACAGAACTCGGGGTTGACGTGATATTACCAGACAAGATCCTTACCAAAGGAATAGCCCAGATGGGCGCACCTTTCTGCTATCCGGCAGAAATCGCTCACGGACTCTTTCTCGACCTTTTACACAAGAAACCTGCCTATGTTTTCTTACCGCACATAACCGAACTCTACCAGAAAAACAGTGTCAGCTACCGCAAAGAGCACCAGAGCACCTGCCTTATTCTTCAAGGAGAATCGTATTATCTCAAAAGTGCATTCAAAAAAGATATCATTGAATCAGGCTCAAAGATTATTTCGCCGATCATTAACTTCTCGCAAGGCTGGGACAGCCAGCTAAAACCATTCCAGGCTATTGCCAAGTCGGTAGGGTCCACAAAGGAAGCTGGGAAAAAAGCATATATTAAGGCCTGCGAGCAACAAGCAAATACATTTGATATGCTAAAAAAGCGTGGTAAGCAGTTACTTAGCCAACTCGAAGAACATCCTGAGAAAATCGCCATTGTTCTTTTCGGTCGTCCTTATAACGCTTTTGCCGAAGAAGTTAACCTGAATATTCCTCATAAATTTGCTTCAAGAGGCATAACCATTATTCCCTTCGACATGTTACCTTTTGAAGACGAAAAATGCGACAAAACCATGTACTGGTCAATAGGCCAGATGATCCTCAAAGCCGCACGGTTCGTGAGAAAGCATCCCCAGCTCTTCGGGGTATTTGTCACTAATTTCAGTTGCGGCCCGGATTCGTTCATCGTCGGATACTTCCGTGAAGCCATGGGAAAAAAGCCCTCACTTACCTTAGAGCTCGACAGCCATACAGCAGATGTTGGGATCGACACTCGTATCGAAGCGTTCCTCGATATTATCCAATACTGGCGAAAAATAGATAGAATATCCATCAAGCGAAAAACCTTTCAGACACTAACCGTAGAAAAAAAAGGCGGAAAAATATATATAAAAAGCCAGGACGAACGACCTAAGACACTACGCGATCGCTCAGTAAAAGTCCTGCTTCCATCAATGGGAATTGCAGCCGAAGCAATAGCATCAGTTCTTGTAGGATCAGGGATCAGGGCCGAGGTATTGCCTACAGCCGACATGGAAATATTAAAAAAAGGACGAAGTATCGCTTCTTGCAAAGAATGTGTTCCTCTTATCCTTACGGTCGGACTATTCCGTGATTATATTGATAAACATTACAATGACAGCGATAAGATAATCTATTTCATGCCTGAAGCTCCGGGTGGATGCAGGTTCGGGCAATATCATGTCTTCTTAAAAAAATACATAGAGAAACAAGGCTATGACAATGTCGGGATTATGTGCTTAAGCAATGAAGACGGTTATCAGGGAATAGACTTACCAACCAAAATCCGTATTTTAAAAGCAACAATTGCTTCTGACATATTCACCGATATCAAAAATATTCTCTCAGTATTAGCTAAGGATCCGGCAAAAGCACTGGCTGTTTACCAAAAAGCCTGGACAGACTTTAATAGGGTCCTTCAGAAAAAAGGAGACATCGAAGCTGAACTGGCTAACATAAGCAAATCACTGAAACAGATCCCATTGAAATATTCGCTGAAAGATGCAAAAAAAGCTCTTTTGACAGGAGAAATATATACCAGGCTTGATCCGTTTTCTTGTCGGGGAATAGCCGAAAAGCTGGCGCAAAAAGACATCATTCTCTTAACTGCCCCCTCGCTGGAATGGCTCTATTATGTTGATGTCCTGATCCATGAAGGCATCGTAGACCCGGAGTTCAATATCCTTGGAAAGGTATCACATTTTATTGAGAAAAAAGTTAAACGGTTCATGGAATCACGAATCAAAGGAATCATGAACCAAAGCGGAATAATCGATAGCGAAAACATAAACATGGAGGAAATCGTAAAATATGGGCTTCATCTATGCAACCTTAATCTCGGAGGCGATCCGATATTAAGTACAGGCGCGGCACTCAAAGAAACATTGAACTCTATTCATGGGATAATCCTGATAGGTCCGTTCAATTGTATGCAATCCAGGATCACAGAAGCATTCCTCAGTGAAAATATGCACATCGAAACAAAAGAACATATAGAAAAAACAAAGTCCTACAGCAAAAAATATCCTGAGCTCGATAATCTACCCTTCCTTTCGATAGAAACGGACGGCAATCCATACCCGCAACTGATAGAGGCCCGGATAGAAGCCTTCAGTCTCCAAGTCGTAAGGGTCCACGAGCAAATGAAAAAAGCAGCAGAGCCCGTAAAAAAGACGGCAGATCCTGTAAGAAAAGTTCCTGCTCCTGAGAAACGAGCTATAACTCTTGAGAAAAAAGCTGTAGCTCCTGAAAAGATGTAA